The proteins below come from a single Brevundimonas sp. LM2 genomic window:
- a CDS encoding HesA/MoeB/ThiF family protein — translation MAFTPEQVERYARHLVLAEIGGPGQQALARATVLIVGAGGVGGPAALYLAAAGVGTLRIIDGDTVALSNLQRQILFDTADVGRPKVEAAAGRLAAINPHVRVEAIDEPLTAANAASVIAGADVVLDGTDDFTVRHAVNAACVAAGMPLVSGALGRWSGQVGVFEGRPCYRCLVPDIPPDAETCARVGVVGALAGVVGAMAALEAIKIITGAGEALIGRLLLYDGLSATSRTVTVTADPECSVCAER, via the coding sequence ATGGCATTCACTCCCGAGCAAGTCGAGCGGTACGCCCGCCACCTGGTCCTGGCCGAGATCGGCGGACCGGGACAGCAAGCCCTGGCGCGCGCCACCGTCCTGATCGTGGGGGCCGGCGGGGTCGGCGGTCCGGCCGCCCTGTATCTGGCGGCGGCCGGGGTGGGCACCCTGAGGATCATCGACGGCGACACGGTCGCCCTGTCCAACCTGCAGCGCCAGATCCTGTTCGATACCGCCGATGTGGGTCGGCCCAAGGTCGAGGCGGCGGCGGGACGGCTGGCGGCGATCAACCCGCACGTTCGGGTGGAGGCGATCGACGAGCCGCTGACGGCCGCCAATGCCGCCTCGGTCATCGCCGGGGCCGATGTCGTGCTGGACGGGACGGACGACTTCACCGTCCGCCATGCCGTCAACGCCGCCTGCGTCGCGGCAGGCATGCCACTGGTGTCGGGCGCGCTGGGCCGCTGGAGCGGGCAGGTGGGGGTGTTCGAGGGGCGGCCCTGCTACCGCTGCCTGGTGCCGGACATTCCGCCGGACGCCGAGACCTGCGCGCGGGTCGGGGTCGTGGGCGCCCTGGCCGGCGTGGTCGGGGCCATGGCGGCGCTGGAGGCGATCAAGATCATCACCGGGGCCGGCGAGGCCCTGATCGGGCGGCTGCTGCTCTATGACGGCTTGTCCGCCACCAGCCGGACGGTGACGGTGACCGCGGATCCGGAGTGTTCGGTGTGCGCAGAGAGGTGA
- a CDS encoding BLUF domain-containing protein has protein sequence MAGRWRRKCGAASRNFVRPRWARPYFNPYPWLSGTITAVQTTTLSYILLYRLIYSSESAGPAKTSLLTIAQILGSSERNNRRDRITGSIMFYEGGYLQVLEGARVDIDRLMGRLRQDARHTRIRVLSDSPVAKRLYDAPMAVCDNPTRAMEVIGAPDLASVTAYDAERLMTLQLAA, from the coding sequence ATGGCTGGCAGATGGCGACGCAAATGCGGCGCGGCAAGCCGGAACTTCGTCAGGCCAAGATGGGCCAGGCCATATTTCAACCCGTATCCTTGGTTATCGGGAACGATTACTGCCGTACAAACGACAACTCTGAGTTACATTTTGCTTTATCGTCTCATCTACAGCAGTGAGTCGGCCGGTCCCGCCAAGACCTCGCTGCTGACCATCGCGCAGATTTTGGGCTCGTCCGAGCGCAACAACCGGCGTGACCGGATCACGGGCAGCATCATGTTTTACGAGGGTGGCTATCTGCAGGTTCTGGAGGGCGCGCGGGTGGACATCGATCGGTTGATGGGCCGGTTGCGACAGGATGCGCGTCACACCCGCATCCGCGTGCTCAGCGACTCACCGGTCGCGAAGCGGCTGTACGATGCGCCGATGGCCGTCTGCGACAATCCGACCCGGGCGATGGAAGTGATCGGCGCGCCGGATCTGGCCTCGGTGACGGCCTATGACGCCGAGCGCCTGATGACGCTGCAACTGGCGGCGTGA
- the hslV gene encoding ATP-dependent protease subunit HslV, translating into MTQNSSNFPDWHGTTILAVRKDGRTVIAGDGQVSMGATIVKGAARKVRTLAGGKVLAGFAGATADAFTLIERLEAKLEQYPDQLARACVDLAKDWRTDRYLRRLEAMLLVADKDAIFTVTGVGDVLEPEYGVAAVGSGGNYALAAARALIDNTDMDAEAVARRAMAIAADICVYTNGNLTVERLG; encoded by the coding sequence ATGACCCAGAATTCTTCGAACTTTCCCGATTGGCACGGCACGACGATCCTCGCGGTGCGCAAGGACGGCCGGACCGTCATCGCGGGCGACGGCCAGGTCTCGATGGGGGCCACCATCGTCAAGGGGGCGGCGCGCAAGGTTCGCACCCTGGCCGGCGGCAAGGTCCTGGCGGGCTTCGCCGGGGCCACGGCCGACGCCTTCACCCTGATCGAACGGCTCGAGGCGAAGCTGGAACAGTATCCGGACCAGCTGGCCCGGGCCTGCGTCGACCTGGCCAAGGACTGGCGCACCGACCGCTACCTGCGGCGACTGGAGGCCATGCTGCTGGTGGCCGACAAGGACGCCATCTTCACGGTCACCGGCGTCGGCGACGTGCTGGAGCCGGAATACGGCGTCGCGGCCGTCGGCTCCGGCGGCAACTACGCCCTGGCCGCCGCCCGCGCCCTGATCGACAACACCGACATGGACGCCGAGGCCGTGGCGCGGCGCGCCATGGCGATCGCGGCGGACATCTGCGTCTACACGAACGGCAATCTGACGGTGGAGCGGCTGGGGTAG
- the hslU gene encoding ATP-dependent protease ATPase subunit HslU, with protein MTDLSPREIVSELDRFIVGQDDAKRAVAVALRNRWRRKRVPDDLRDEVTPKNILMIGPTGVGKTEIARRLARLAGSPFLKVEATKFTEVGYVGRDVDQIMRDLVEAALVMVRDSRRSGVRAKAEAAAEERILDALVGPGSQPATRDSFRKKLRAGEMDDKEIELQLADTASPIQGLDIGGGGNVGLLNLSDMLGKLGGGRTKAVKTTVRDALQPLLAEESDRLLDQDSLTREAVLLAENEGIVFIDEIDKVAGRQDRGGADVSREGVQRDLLPLIEGTTVSTKYGPVKSDHVLFIASGAFHVAKPSDLLPELQGRLPIRVELKALTRDDFVRILTEPEANLIRQNQALLATEDVTLTFTPDAVEALADAAVAANGAVENIGARRLVTVIERVLEETSFRASDLGGQTVAFDGDAVRDKVAELAKNADLSRFIL; from the coding sequence ATGACCGACCTATCCCCCCGCGAGATCGTCTCCGAACTCGACCGTTTCATCGTCGGCCAGGATGACGCCAAGCGCGCCGTCGCCGTGGCCCTGCGCAACCGCTGGCGGCGCAAGCGCGTGCCGGACGACCTGCGCGACGAGGTGACGCCCAAGAACATCCTGATGATCGGGCCCACCGGCGTCGGCAAGACCGAGATCGCCCGGCGCCTTGCCCGGCTGGCCGGCTCGCCCTTCCTGAAGGTCGAGGCGACCAAATTCACCGAGGTCGGCTACGTCGGCCGCGACGTCGACCAGATCATGCGCGACCTGGTCGAGGCCGCCCTGGTGATGGTGCGCGACAGCCGTCGCTCGGGCGTGCGCGCCAAGGCCGAGGCCGCGGCCGAGGAGCGGATCCTCGACGCCCTGGTCGGCCCGGGATCCCAGCCCGCCACCCGCGACAGCTTCCGCAAGAAGCTGCGCGCCGGCGAGATGGACGACAAGGAGATCGAGCTGCAGCTGGCCGATACGGCCTCCCCCATTCAGGGCCTCGATATCGGGGGCGGCGGCAACGTCGGTCTGCTGAACCTGTCGGACATGCTGGGCAAGCTGGGTGGTGGGCGGACCAAGGCGGTCAAGACCACCGTCCGCGACGCGCTCCAGCCCCTGCTGGCCGAGGAGAGCGACAGGCTGCTGGACCAGGACAGCCTGACCCGCGAGGCCGTGCTGCTGGCCGAGAACGAGGGCATCGTCTTCATCGACGAGATCGACAAGGTCGCCGGCCGCCAGGATCGGGGCGGCGCGGACGTGTCGCGCGAGGGTGTGCAGCGCGACCTGCTGCCCCTGATCGAGGGCACCACGGTCTCGACCAAATACGGGCCAGTGAAGTCCGACCACGTGCTGTTCATCGCCTCCGGGGCCTTCCACGTGGCCAAGCCGTCGGACCTGCTGCCCGAGCTGCAGGGGCGACTGCCGATCCGGGTCGAGCTGAAGGCCCTGACCCGGGACGACTTCGTGCGCATCCTGACCGAGCCCGAGGCCAATCTGATCCGCCAGAACCAGGCCCTGCTGGCGACCGAGGACGTGACCCTGACCTTCACCCCCGACGCGGTCGAGGCCCTGGCCGACGCCGCCGTGGCGGCCAACGGCGCGGTCGAGAACATCGGGGCCCGTCGTCTGGTCACCGTGATCGAGCGGGTGCTGGAGGAGACCTCGTTCCGAGCGTCCGACCTGGGTGGCCAGACCGTGGCCTTCGACGGCGACGCCGTGCGCGACAAGGTGGCCGAGCTGGCGAAGAACGCGGACCTGAGCCGGTTTATTCTATAA
- the argJ gene encoding bifunctional glutamate N-acetyltransferase/amino-acid acetyltransferase ArgJ codes for MSGEPKKPVSTGKAFEQAFEKALDPFASAIRKATQPQPAATPAPTPAAPGKPGLKVSPLAVPFPTIPPVGGVEITTARAGFYKHERDDLVVFRFARGTTCAGVFTRHKIGSAPVDWCKRHLDGTSGGEDVRALVVNAGCANAFTGKAGADAARRTASEVAKRFGCRQRDVMLASTGVIGVLLDDRKIAAKLGEVETKLDGDTPPTEQWAAAGRGIMTTDTFPKGAYAECRIDGVKVRIAGIAKGSGMIAPDMATMLAFIVTDASIHPNVLRAMLGLHVRTTFNSVTVDGDTSTNDTCLLFATGASGAPRIGRLGDRRLKEFSAALERVMLDLAHQLVRDGEGATKFVRVTVDGAASPASARKLAKSIADSPLVKTAIAGEDANWGRVVMAVGKTEEPVDRDHLAIRFGPNVAAVEGAVSPTYDEAKMSAYMKNAEIDISVDVGSGRASATVWTCDLTKGYIEINGDYRS; via the coding sequence GTGAGCGGCGAACCGAAGAAACCCGTCTCGACCGGCAAGGCGTTCGAACAGGCGTTCGAAAAGGCGCTGGATCCCTTCGCCTCGGCGATCCGCAAGGCGACCCAGCCCCAGCCGGCGGCGACGCCCGCCCCGACGCCCGCCGCGCCCGGCAAGCCCGGTCTGAAGGTCTCGCCCCTGGCCGTGCCCTTCCCGACCATTCCGCCCGTCGGCGGGGTCGAGATCACCACGGCCCGCGCGGGCTTCTACAAGCACGAGCGCGACGACCTGGTGGTGTTCCGCTTCGCCCGGGGCACGACCTGCGCGGGGGTCTTCACCCGCCACAAGATCGGCTCGGCCCCTGTCGACTGGTGCAAGCGCCATCTGGACGGGACCAGCGGCGGCGAGGACGTCCGGGCCCTGGTCGTCAACGCCGGCTGCGCCAATGCCTTCACCGGAAAGGCCGGGGCCGACGCGGCGCGCCGCACGGCGTCCGAGGTGGCCAAGCGGTTCGGCTGTCGCCAGCGCGACGTCATGCTGGCCTCCACCGGGGTGATCGGCGTCCTGCTGGACGACCGCAAGATCGCGGCCAAGCTGGGCGAGGTCGAGACGAAGCTGGACGGAGACACCCCGCCGACCGAGCAATGGGCCGCCGCCGGTCGGGGCATCATGACCACCGACACCTTCCCCAAGGGGGCGTATGCTGAGTGCCGCATCGACGGGGTCAAGGTGCGGATCGCCGGGATCGCCAAGGGCTCGGGCATGATCGCGCCGGACATGGCGACCATGCTGGCCTTCATCGTCACCGACGCCAGTATCCACCCTAACGTGTTGCGGGCCATGCTGGGCCTGCATGTGCGGACGACGTTCAACTCGGTGACCGTCGACGGCGACACCTCGACCAACGACACCTGCCTGTTGTTCGCCACCGGGGCTTCCGGCGCGCCGCGTATCGGCCGTCTGGGCGACCGGCGGCTGAAGGAGTTCTCGGCCGCTCTGGAAAGGGTCATGCTGGACCTGGCGCACCAGCTGGTCCGTGACGGAGAGGGGGCGACCAAGTTCGTGCGCGTGACCGTGGACGGCGCCGCCAGCCCCGCCTCGGCCCGGAAATTGGCCAAGTCGATCGCCGACAGTCCCCTGGTCAAGACCGCCATCGCCGGCGAGGACGCCAACTGGGGCCGGGTCGTCATGGCCGTCGGCAAGACCGAGGAACCCGTCGACCGCGACCACCTGGCCATCCGGTTCGGGCCGAACGTGGCGGCTGTCGAGGGGGCGGTGTCGCCGACCTACGACGAGGCCAAGATGAGCGCCTATATGAAGAACGCCGAGATCGACATCAGCGTGGATGTGGGGTCCGGGCGAGCGTCGGCGACGGTTTGGACGTGCGATCTGACCAAGGGCTACATCGAGATCAACGGGGACTATCGGAGCTAG
- a CDS encoding peptidylprolyl isomerase, which yields MRHSRNPYVLLAFMAVLGLAACGRGGGSDQPPEPGDRAVAKVQDQTIWASDVKREAVAQGLVGEGEPLDITSNLFRRVLDEVVDQKLLAREAERRGLDNSALAQRRLEATRERILGDMLVENVVNGAISDQAVQTLYQEQLRLARTSEEIRVRLILSRTKPEADAVLGILGQGASFEAVAQERSIDEATRFSGGDLGYSTADVMPQAYASALREAPAGSTVGPFQTEGGWAVLRVEDRRRESPPTLDQARPQIVRYLTYEGVRQLLEELRGKAKVDVLLAAEGNTPQEPASAPRAAAPAPAPAPVPAASTPAPKTVAP from the coding sequence ATGCGACATTCACGCAACCCCTATGTCCTGCTGGCCTTCATGGCCGTGCTGGGGCTGGCCGCCTGCGGGCGCGGCGGGGGCAGCGACCAGCCGCCGGAACCGGGCGACCGGGCCGTGGCCAAGGTCCAGGACCAGACCATCTGGGCTTCCGACGTCAAGCGCGAAGCCGTGGCCCAAGGCCTGGTGGGCGAGGGCGAACCCCTGGACATCACCTCCAACCTGTTCCGCCGCGTGCTGGACGAGGTGGTCGACCAGAAACTGCTGGCGCGCGAGGCCGAGCGGCGCGGGCTCGACAACTCCGCCCTGGCCCAGCGGCGGCTGGAGGCGACCCGCGAGCGGATCCTGGGCGACATGCTGGTCGAGAACGTCGTCAACGGCGCGATCTCGGACCAGGCGGTGCAGACCCTGTATCAGGAGCAGCTGCGCCTGGCCCGGACGTCGGAGGAGATCCGCGTCCGCCTGATCCTGTCGCGCACCAAGCCCGAGGCCGACGCCGTGCTGGGCATCCTGGGCCAGGGCGCCAGTTTCGAGGCGGTGGCGCAGGAGCGGTCGATCGACGAGGCGACGCGGTTCTCGGGCGGCGATCTCGGCTATTCGACCGCCGACGTCATGCCCCAGGCCTATGCCAGCGCCCTGCGCGAGGCCCCGGCCGGCTCGACCGTCGGCCCGTTCCAGACCGAGGGCGGCTGGGCCGTGCTGAGGGTCGAGGACCGGCGACGCGAAAGCCCGCCGACGCTTGACCAGGCGCGGCCGCAGATCGTCCGCTATCTGACCTATGAGGGGGTACGACAGCTGCTGGAGGAGTTGCGCGGCAAGGCCAAGGTCGATGTGCTGCTGGCCGCCGAGGGCAATACGCCCCAGGAGCCCGCCTCGGCCCCTCGTGCCGCCGCGCCGGCCCCGGCGCCCGCCCCGGTGCCCGCCGCTTCCACCCCCGCGCCCAAGACGGTGGCCCCGTGA